From a single Campylobacter concisus genomic region:
- a CDS encoding carbonic anhydrase, which yields MDDSLLEGAVKFMEDGFLEHEELFKSLQNRQDPHTLFISCVDSRVVPNLITNCLPGELFMVRNIANIVPPYRVSEEFLATTSAIEYALELLNIKNIIICGHSDCGGCAALYMDEKKLKTTPNVRNWIKLIEPIKREVLKFTSDDPAKMAWLTERLNVINSIENIMTYPNVKEEYERGNLQIYGWHYIIEAGEIFSYDLKEGTFKLLADKRGENA from the coding sequence ATGGATGACTCGCTACTTGAAGGTGCGGTAAAATTTATGGAAGATGGCTTTTTGGAGCATGAAGAGCTCTTTAAAAGTCTACAAAATAGACAAGACCCACATACCCTTTTTATATCCTGTGTTGATTCAAGAGTAGTACCGAATTTGATAACAAACTGCCTTCCAGGTGAGCTTTTTATGGTACGAAATATTGCAAATATTGTGCCACCTTATAGAGTGAGTGAGGAATTTTTGGCAACGACTTCGGCTATCGAATATGCATTAGAGCTTTTAAATATCAAAAATATCATTATTTGCGGACACTCTGACTGCGGCGGATGTGCAGCGCTTTATATGGATGAAAAAAAGCTCAAAACTACGCCAAATGTTAGAAATTGGATAAAGCTAATAGAGCCGATCAAACGAGAAGTACTTAAATTTACAAGCGACGATCCAGCAAAAATGGCGTGGCTAACTGAGAGATTAAATGTTATAAATTCGATCGAAAATATAATGACTTATCCAAATGTAAAAGAGGAGTATGAAAGAGGAAATCTTCAAATTTATGGCTGGCACTACATTATAGAAGCCGGCGAAATTTTTAGCTACGATTTAAAAGAGGGCACATTCAAACTTTTAGCAGATAAAAGGGGTGAAAATGCGTAA